From a single Methylacidiphilum kamchatkense Kam1 genomic region:
- a CDS encoding thioredoxin family protein gives MAVTSLMLPLGTKAPEFSLPDAVSGKIFSLSDFDSFSALLVMFICNHCPYVKHIQHHLAQTIARYQKEGLAAVAINSNDVSRYPDDSPEKMKEVALQVGYTFPYLFDETQETAKAYKAVCTPDFFLFDKERKLVYRGRYDDSRPNSGVAVTGADLSKAIEATLKGEPVDPDQKPSIGCSLKWKIGNEPSWWNF, from the coding sequence ATGGCTGTTACCTCTCTTATGCTTCCTTTGGGAACAAAGGCTCCTGAATTTTCTTTACCAGATGCAGTAAGCGGAAAAATCTTTTCTTTATCTGATTTTGACAGCTTCTCAGCCTTATTAGTGATGTTTATATGTAACCACTGCCCTTATGTAAAACATATCCAGCATCATTTGGCGCAAACGATTGCTAGATATCAAAAAGAGGGATTAGCAGCAGTGGCAATTAATTCTAACGATGTGTCAAGATATCCCGATGATAGTCCAGAAAAGATGAAAGAAGTAGCTCTTCAAGTAGGCTACACTTTTCCTTATCTTTTCGATGAGACTCAAGAAACGGCAAAAGCTTATAAAGCAGTCTGTACGCCAGATTTTTTCCTATTCGATAAAGAAAGGAAATTAGTTTATAGGGGGCGCTACGACGATAGTAGACCAAATAGTGGAGTGGCTGTTACTGGAGCAGATCTCTCAAAAGCCATTGAAGCTACCCTTAAAGGAGAACCAGTCGATCCTGATCAAAAACCCAGTATTGGCTGCAGTCTTAAGTGGAAAATTGGAAATGAACCGTCGTGGTGGAATTTCTAA
- the dnaX gene encoding DNA polymerase III subunit gamma/tau: MYQVFSRKYRPKVFSEVVGQDHVVRTLKNAIRLQRVAHAYLFSGPRGTGKTTLARILAKSLNCTDGPNADFDPNDPICLDIDAGRSFDCIEIDGASNNGVDQVRDLREAAKTLPVQSRYKIYIIDEVHMLTQAAFNALLKILEEPPQHVKFIFATTEPHKIPTTVISRCQRFHFKRIPRKLIADHLQKICSYEHIDADRKALEIIADMSEGALRDAEIALDQLISFYGERIDLASVQEMFGIVGWEPLCGILKDIASGQSLEALKKVHMLLESGKDPTLLAREFRNLLHNVALFKASITTLKGQLDPEELEWIREVSNHLSLPLVIDLLEAMDSWENKLRYALHKEVLFEIAILELSQLKEKVALEELLAMWSRSEGNLLEEKIFPLPSAKKEDKPIEEASFEAITSLPKDKTSESAKSQADNTSLISVADSIVDKEEDPREPLPSSDSPAQKWAFVVESFSASNPAFKEIAKHLHFYELGAEELRINHSMEPTEFAKRIAPFYPSLNLEVKKVFDKKLVFFPLHIKATTAVTKSESSSKNKNNGYANKTNEEKNQTDNFSIDESSLKNDPLIKEALEIFKGKILRIEKRNKEEGP; the protein is encoded by the coding sequence ATGTACCAAGTTTTTAGTAGAAAATACCGGCCTAAAGTTTTTTCCGAGGTCGTTGGCCAGGATCATGTAGTTAGGACATTGAAAAATGCGATTCGACTACAAAGAGTCGCCCATGCATATCTTTTTTCCGGACCAAGAGGCACTGGGAAAACCACCCTTGCTAGAATCCTTGCTAAGTCACTGAATTGTACAGATGGACCAAACGCTGATTTTGATCCTAATGACCCAATTTGCCTCGACATTGATGCGGGTAGATCATTTGATTGCATTGAAATTGATGGGGCTTCCAATAACGGGGTCGACCAAGTAAGAGATCTGCGGGAGGCGGCTAAAACACTGCCTGTCCAATCACGCTATAAAATCTATATTATAGACGAAGTGCATATGCTGACTCAGGCGGCCTTCAATGCCCTTTTAAAGATTTTAGAAGAGCCACCTCAGCATGTAAAATTTATTTTCGCAACAACCGAACCTCATAAAATCCCCACAACGGTTATCTCTCGATGTCAGCGCTTTCATTTTAAACGCATTCCCCGAAAGCTTATAGCCGATCATCTCCAAAAAATCTGTTCATATGAACATATCGATGCTGATCGCAAAGCTCTTGAAATCATTGCTGATATGAGTGAAGGGGCGCTACGCGATGCGGAAATCGCTCTAGATCAGCTTATAAGTTTTTATGGAGAACGAATTGATCTCGCTTCTGTTCAGGAAATGTTTGGTATAGTTGGATGGGAGCCATTATGTGGAATTCTTAAGGATATAGCTAGTGGGCAGTCTCTAGAAGCACTGAAAAAAGTGCATATGCTTTTGGAATCAGGCAAAGATCCAACATTATTGGCTCGTGAATTCCGTAATCTTTTACATAATGTCGCTCTTTTCAAGGCTTCGATTACGACCCTTAAAGGCCAACTTGACCCTGAGGAGTTAGAATGGATTAGAGAAGTATCAAACCATCTTTCTCTTCCTTTGGTAATCGATCTTCTTGAAGCTATGGACAGTTGGGAAAACAAGCTTCGTTATGCACTGCATAAAGAAGTCCTTTTTGAAATTGCCATCCTTGAGCTATCCCAGCTAAAAGAAAAAGTAGCGCTAGAAGAACTGCTAGCCATGTGGTCTCGAAGCGAAGGGAACCTCCTCGAAGAAAAGATCTTCCCTTTGCCTTCTGCCAAAAAAGAAGACAAGCCGATTGAAGAGGCATCCTTCGAAGCTATCACCTCTTTACCTAAAGACAAGACTTCGGAAAGCGCAAAAAGCCAAGCCGATAACACCTCTTTAATTTCTGTAGCGGATTCTATAGTGGACAAAGAAGAAGACCCTAGAGAACCCCTTCCATCTAGTGATTCACCCGCCCAAAAATGGGCTTTTGTTGTCGAATCCTTTTCCGCTTCTAATCCGGCATTCAAGGAGATTGCTAAGCATCTTCACTTTTACGAACTTGGTGCCGAAGAGCTCAGGATCAACCACTCTATGGAACCAACTGAATTCGCAAAGCGGATTGCTCCTTTTTACCCATCACTTAATCTGGAAGTCAAAAAAGTGTTTGATAAAAAACTTGTTTTTTTCCCACTTCATATCAAAGCTACAACAGCAGTAACCAAATCTGAATCATCTTCCAAAAACAAAAATAACGGCTATGCCAATAAAACAAACGAAGAAAAAAACCAAACAGATAATTTCTCGATTGACGAATCGAGTCTCAAAAATGATCCTTTAATAAAAGAAGCCCTAGAGATTTTTAAAGGGAAGATCTTGAGAATTGAAAAACGAAATAAAGAAGAGGGCCCGTGA
- a CDS encoding universal stress protein, with protein MYTKILIAYDRSKGGKMAIDEGFCLAKTLGCQLGVIWVVPPIPYYAISLVIEHEEEEKGEKSFFSEIRKDIQEAENRWGIKVREFYKKYGHPALEIVNCANENGYDLIVLGHSGYSGALGRALGSTAARVSEEAKCSVLIARHPPAE; from the coding sequence ATGTATACAAAAATATTAATTGCCTATGACCGGTCCAAAGGTGGGAAAATGGCTATCGATGAAGGTTTTTGTTTAGCCAAAACTTTGGGATGTCAATTAGGTGTTATTTGGGTTGTTCCTCCAATTCCTTATTATGCAATTAGTCTTGTGATCGAACACGAAGAAGAAGAAAAAGGAGAGAAGTCATTTTTTTCCGAAATAAGAAAAGATATTCAGGAAGCAGAAAATAGGTGGGGAATAAAAGTAAGGGAATTTTACAAAAAATATGGTCATCCTGCCTTAGAAATTGTCAACTGCGCAAATGAAAATGGCTATGATCTGATTGTCCTTGGACATAGTGGGTATTCAGGTGCCTTGGGTCGGGCATTAGGAAGTACAGCGGCACGCGTTAGCGAGGAGGCAAAATGTTCTGTCTTGATCGCACGCCATCCTCCTGCTGAATGA
- the queA gene encoding tRNA preQ1(34) S-adenosylmethionine ribosyltransferase-isomerase QueA, which translates to MEEYSFSLPKELIALDPTPQRDHCKLMVVDRKTGCFYHCQFSDLPQFLSKEDLLVLNNSKVLPAFFKSMDEKTTFLFVEALAPYQWKVMASPSKHVKSGSIVWLKRSQKDGYCELQAKIVSKLSDGYYILEFDKAPNLESLGLPPLPPYIRKLRKKNNRPEIEQQDMEYYQTVFAQCPGSIAAPTAGLHFSKELLSKFKTAFITLHIGPGTFRPLTAEQLKRAKLEPEYFIIDANLKKMYKEGQRIVAIGTTVVRVLETIKNLEPQEGWTDLFIFPPFQFQRTGALITNFHLPKSSLFLLTCAFAGTNLLKAAYEEAIKKGYRFYSYGDAMLIL; encoded by the coding sequence ATGGAAGAGTATTCATTTTCATTACCCAAGGAGCTGATTGCCCTTGATCCAACGCCTCAAAGGGATCATTGCAAACTAATGGTAGTCGACAGAAAAACTGGTTGTTTTTATCACTGCCAATTTTCTGATCTTCCCCAATTTCTTTCAAAAGAGGACCTCCTTGTTTTGAATAATTCGAAGGTACTGCCCGCTTTTTTCAAATCAATGGATGAAAAGACAACCTTTCTTTTTGTAGAGGCTTTAGCCCCCTATCAATGGAAAGTCATGGCGTCCCCCTCCAAACATGTAAAGAGTGGTTCAATCGTTTGGCTAAAAAGGTCGCAAAAAGATGGATATTGCGAGCTTCAGGCAAAAATCGTTTCTAAACTTTCCGATGGCTATTATATCCTGGAATTTGATAAAGCACCCAATCTTGAAAGCCTTGGGCTTCCTCCACTGCCTCCTTATATACGAAAGTTGAGAAAAAAGAATAACCGACCTGAAATAGAACAGCAGGATATGGAATACTATCAGACCGTCTTTGCCCAATGCCCTGGATCGATTGCGGCTCCCACAGCTGGACTCCATTTTTCAAAGGAGTTACTTAGCAAGTTTAAAACCGCTTTTATTACTCTTCATATTGGTCCGGGCACTTTTCGCCCCCTAACAGCTGAACAGCTAAAGAGAGCGAAATTAGAACCGGAATATTTTATCATCGATGCGAACCTAAAAAAAATGTATAAAGAAGGGCAACGAATTGTTGCTATTGGCACCACTGTCGTACGTGTTTTAGAAACGATAAAAAACCTAGAACCTCAAGAGGGATGGACTGATCTTTTTATTTTTCCTCCCTTCCAATTTCAGCGGACAGGAGCTTTAATCACCAATTTTCATTTACCAAAATCTAGCTTGTTTCTTTTAACCTGTGCGTTTGCAGGTACCAATCTTCTTAAAGCAGCCTATGAAGAAGCAATCAAAAAAGGCTATAGGTTTTATAGCTATGGCGATGCTATGCTTATTCTTTAA
- a CDS encoding NADPH-dependent assimilatory sulfite reductase hemoprotein subunit, with protein sequence MPSPVESIKEKSRNLRGAILKTLKKASATHFSEEDYQILKFHGCYQQDDRDLRNERKKLGQDKAWIFMVRTKCPGGALTASQYLSLDKLSDSVGNGTLRITTRQGIQLHGVVFRGLHRCISSIIASGIHTWGACGDIVRNVVAPPSPIKDGAHDELQKLALSISNTFLSKSKAYTEIWINNIPVEYESAQESSVEEEPIYGKVYLPRKFKIGFAIPPRNDVDIYSQDLGFVAHVSGTTIEGFTVLVGGSHGMTHGVVKTYPKLAVPLFYIPKEKLTETAIAIVTMHRDFGNREDRKRARLKYLIDEKGIDWFRSEVVQRLSFSPESPKHFSFTTVADSLGWHPQGDGKYFLGIRIENGRIADLPSLPIRSILRSIIEDYQPSIRLTPNANILLCDIDEDKKEKIGKILLENRLFPLSPKTAARNLAHACVALPTCGLALAESERVFSKIMDQLEDILKELGLEKEEILFRMSGCPNGCSRPYNADISFVGRAPNRYALFVGGSTAGDRLASLQKRVVDINDIPAVVREYLEDFVRNRRHEESFSQYWHRINPNCEQSFPQNFHMEMSSLQTKNTS encoded by the coding sequence ATGCCATCACCAGTGGAATCCATTAAGGAAAAGAGTCGGAATCTTCGTGGAGCGATTTTAAAAACACTAAAAAAGGCTTCTGCAACGCATTTTTCTGAAGAAGATTATCAGATTCTTAAATTTCACGGCTGTTACCAGCAAGATGACCGGGATCTAAGGAATGAACGAAAAAAGCTCGGGCAAGATAAAGCCTGGATTTTTATGGTTCGAACCAAATGTCCTGGAGGAGCTTTGACTGCCTCTCAATACCTTTCTTTAGACAAACTGAGCGATTCGGTTGGTAATGGAACCCTTAGGATTACGACTAGGCAAGGCATTCAACTGCACGGGGTTGTTTTTAGAGGGCTCCATCGCTGCATTTCTTCCATCATTGCCTCTGGCATCCATACATGGGGTGCTTGCGGGGATATTGTCAGGAATGTGGTGGCTCCTCCCTCACCTATAAAAGATGGCGCACATGATGAACTTCAAAAACTTGCCCTTTCTATCAGCAATACTTTTCTTTCGAAAAGCAAAGCCTATACTGAAATTTGGATTAATAACATTCCAGTAGAATATGAATCGGCACAAGAAAGTTCAGTGGAGGAAGAACCGATCTATGGGAAGGTGTATCTGCCTCGGAAATTTAAAATCGGCTTTGCTATTCCTCCAAGAAATGATGTCGATATTTATTCCCAGGACCTTGGCTTCGTTGCCCATGTTTCAGGCACTACAATAGAGGGGTTTACCGTTTTGGTCGGTGGCAGTCATGGGATGACCCATGGTGTTGTGAAGACTTACCCAAAACTAGCTGTTCCTTTATTTTATATTCCAAAAGAAAAGCTTACTGAAACAGCCATTGCTATTGTTACAATGCATCGAGATTTTGGTAACAGGGAAGATCGCAAAAGAGCCAGGCTCAAATATCTCATTGATGAAAAAGGTATCGATTGGTTCCGTTCAGAGGTAGTCCAGCGGCTTTCTTTTTCTCCAGAATCCCCAAAACATTTTTCCTTTACCACCGTAGCTGATAGCCTAGGATGGCATCCTCAAGGCGATGGGAAGTACTTTCTTGGAATCAGAATAGAAAATGGACGAATAGCTGATTTACCTTCCCTTCCCATACGAAGTATCCTCCGCTCTATTATAGAAGATTATCAACCTTCGATCCGTTTGACACCTAACGCCAATATTCTTCTATGCGATATTGACGAGGATAAAAAAGAAAAAATAGGAAAGATTCTTTTAGAAAATCGTCTTTTCCCACTCTCTCCTAAGACTGCAGCTAGGAATCTGGCACATGCTTGCGTTGCCCTTCCAACATGCGGGCTAGCTCTTGCAGAAAGTGAAAGAGTCTTTTCCAAAATCATGGATCAGCTAGAAGATATTCTAAAAGAACTAGGATTAGAAAAAGAAGAAATTCTTTTTCGGATGAGTGGTTGTCCCAACGGTTGTTCTCGGCCCTATAATGCTGATATCTCCTTTGTGGGAAGGGCTCCCAACCGCTATGCCCTTTTTGTAGGTGGCTCTACCGCAGGAGATAGACTAGCTAGTCTACAGAAAAGGGTCGTTGACATCAACGACATCCCAGCAGTAGTCCGCGAATATCTGGAAGATTTTGTTCGTAACAGAAGACACGAAGAATCATTCAGTCAATACTGGCATAGAATTAACCCTAATTGTGAGCAATCTTTTCCCCAAAACTTCCACATGGAAATGTCTTCCTTACAAACAAAAAATACTTCCTAA
- the recR gene encoding recombination mediator RecR: MIDFPPVIRNLIEALKELPAIGPRSAERIILYLLEENKGTKQRLMASLRELETKITLCSRCGFYSEEPLCQICQDPSRDLLYFCVVIHPVDVLKIERTGAFRGVYHVLGKKISPLEGHTPEDLPIAHLIQRIDREKPREVILAFGTDAEAEATALFVSQILKKRAIKVSSLAMGLPAGSGLEYADSVTLSYALSGRREL; this comes from the coding sequence ATGATCGACTTTCCTCCTGTAATTCGAAACCTTATTGAAGCCTTAAAAGAGTTGCCTGCTATTGGCCCACGCTCAGCCGAAAGGATCATCCTTTATCTTCTAGAAGAAAATAAAGGAACAAAACAAAGGCTTATGGCTTCTTTAAGGGAGCTCGAAACAAAAATCACACTCTGTTCTCGATGCGGTTTTTATAGTGAAGAGCCTCTTTGCCAAATCTGTCAGGATCCTTCCAGGGATCTTCTATATTTCTGTGTTGTCATTCATCCTGTCGATGTTTTAAAAATAGAAAGAACAGGAGCCTTTCGCGGAGTTTACCATGTGTTAGGCAAAAAAATCTCTCCCTTAGAAGGGCATACCCCAGAAGACCTTCCTATCGCCCACCTCATTCAGAGGATAGACAGAGAAAAACCTAGAGAAGTCATTCTAGCTTTTGGAACGGACGCAGAAGCCGAAGCAACAGCTTTATTCGTCAGTCAGATTTTGAAGAAAAGAGCCATTAAGGTCTCTTCCCTAGCTATGGGACTTCCTGCTGGTAGCGGACTTGAATACGCAGACAGCGTTACCTTAAGTTATGCTTTGTCAGGAAGAAGAGAACTTTAA
- the dinB gene encoding DNA polymerase IV yields MERGWFIFVDLDAFYASVEILQHPELKETPMVVWMGSLQGRGVVSTASYEARKYGVHSGMPLRRAISLCPDLILVPAHHALYEEYSARVYALLKTFSERIQKVSIDEACLELAPHIEPEKMALAIQKAIKEKLGLPSTIGVASNKLVAKIACDLAKPNGVKVVPKGSEKIFLAPLPVEKIPEVGPATVKKLQTMGVITIDDLAKIPEQQLIERFGKRGRYFHLASLGIDLSPLELESKPRSMSREVTFNKDTKNLDLLIKELYSMSQTLAEDLKRQGLIAKTVFIKLRYSDFSTLLRQLTLTSPTQSPLEIASCGSLLLKANLQKDRAVRLIGLGVRNLIAKNKTKIEENKEEKN; encoded by the coding sequence ATGGAAAGAGGTTGGTTTATATTCGTAGATCTCGATGCGTTCTATGCTTCCGTCGAAATACTTCAGCATCCTGAATTAAAAGAAACTCCAATGGTAGTATGGATGGGCAGCCTACAAGGCAGAGGAGTAGTATCTACCGCTTCTTACGAGGCAAGAAAGTATGGGGTGCACAGCGGGATGCCACTACGAAGAGCTATTTCCCTCTGCCCTGACCTTATCCTTGTGCCCGCACATCATGCTCTTTACGAGGAATATTCGGCAAGAGTTTATGCTCTTTTAAAAACCTTTTCAGAGCGAATCCAAAAAGTATCTATTGATGAGGCTTGCTTGGAGTTAGCCCCACATATCGAACCGGAAAAGATGGCATTGGCAATTCAAAAAGCTATTAAAGAAAAACTTGGTCTACCCAGCACTATTGGAGTAGCCTCCAATAAACTTGTGGCAAAGATCGCTTGCGACCTTGCAAAACCCAACGGGGTCAAGGTCGTCCCCAAGGGCTCTGAAAAAATTTTTTTAGCACCACTACCTGTAGAAAAAATTCCAGAAGTTGGTCCTGCAACTGTTAAAAAATTGCAGACCATGGGAGTAATCACTATTGATGATCTAGCAAAGATACCAGAACAACAACTAATAGAAAGGTTCGGGAAACGAGGCCGATATTTTCACCTGGCCTCTTTGGGTATAGATCTTAGTCCTTTAGAGCTGGAAAGCAAACCTCGGTCTATGAGTCGGGAAGTAACCTTCAATAAGGATACGAAAAATCTGGACCTACTTATAAAAGAGCTTTACAGCATGAGTCAAACATTGGCCGAAGATCTCAAAAGACAAGGACTTATCGCAAAAACCGTCTTTATTAAGTTGAGATACTCTGATTTCTCTACCCTTTTACGCCAGCTCACTTTGACCTCTCCAACACAGAGTCCACTCGAAATTGCTTCCTGTGGCAGTTTACTGCTAAAAGCAAACTTACAAAAGGATCGAGCCGTTCGACTAATTGGTCTTGGAGTGCGCAATCTTATTGCAAAAAATAAAACTAAAATAGAGGAGAATAAAGAAGAGAAAAATTAG
- a CDS encoding YbaB/EbfC family nucleoid-associated protein — MNINKILKQAQKLQEEAKKIQEQLASLTFEGESGGSKVKATVNGEGVLVKIAIDPSLLETKDGEMIEDLIVVAVQAAQEKAKEASQAQFQKLGGGLGIPGMF; from the coding sequence GTGAATATTAATAAGATACTGAAACAAGCCCAAAAGCTGCAGGAAGAAGCAAAAAAGATTCAGGAACAATTGGCCTCTCTGACTTTTGAAGGTGAAAGTGGAGGGTCTAAAGTCAAAGCAACCGTCAATGGCGAAGGGGTTCTTGTCAAAATTGCCATCGATCCTAGCCTGTTAGAAACGAAAGACGGTGAAATGATCGAAGATCTCATCGTTGTCGCTGTTCAGGCTGCTCAAGAAAAGGCCAAAGAAGCTTCCCAAGCACAATTTCAAAAGTTAGGGGGTGGCTTGGGCATTCCTGGAATGTTCTAA
- a CDS encoding GntR family transcriptional regulator: protein MQSSTSRYQRLPRHEVVSQWIRNEIDSGRLGIGAQLPSEKELQKTFNISRITVRRALQTLESEGLIYRKQGLGSFVADFRLRHGLVRLTDFSEDISSAGIEPSSKVLFYAQENASKDIAKELGIEERSVCVRLDRLRLGNGKPIAFDRTWLPLYYARLLDGRDLERETIYQILQREYKIPVIRGRYLIEAVNADNELASHLEIKENQAVLAIHRTSFTVSDQPIYFQKRFYRCDRVIYELELERDPSKNFHIPSALPLRQFSPLFVQPIKNGQSQS, encoded by the coding sequence ATGCAATCAAGTACTTCTCGCTATCAACGATTACCCCGACATGAGGTAGTTAGCCAGTGGATTAGAAACGAAATTGATTCGGGTCGTCTGGGGATTGGTGCACAGCTACCTTCGGAGAAAGAGCTTCAAAAGACCTTTAACATAAGCCGTATTACCGTCAGAAGGGCGCTTCAAACTTTGGAATCAGAGGGGTTGATTTATCGAAAACAAGGGCTTGGGTCTTTTGTGGCTGATTTTAGGTTACGTCATGGATTGGTCAGACTGACGGATTTTTCTGAGGATATTTCGAGCGCTGGTATCGAGCCTTCATCCAAAGTGTTATTTTATGCACAAGAAAATGCTTCAAAAGATATCGCCAAAGAATTAGGTATTGAAGAAAGGAGTGTTTGCGTTCGGCTTGATCGGTTACGACTTGGTAATGGAAAACCTATTGCTTTTGATAGAACCTGGCTTCCTCTTTATTATGCTCGGCTTTTGGATGGTCGGGATCTAGAAAGAGAGACTATATATCAGATATTACAACGTGAATATAAGATTCCTGTAATCCGTGGTCGATATTTGATTGAAGCTGTGAATGCGGATAACGAACTGGCAAGCCATTTAGAAATAAAAGAAAACCAGGCTGTTCTGGCGATTCATCGGACTTCCTTTACCGTTTCGGATCAACCCATTTATTTCCAGAAACGATTTTACCGGTGTGATCGCGTGATTTACGAACTGGAGTTAGAAAGAGATCCTTCTAAAAATTTTCATATTCCTTCGGCATTGCCTTTACGTCAATTTTCTCCGTTGTTCGTACAACCAATTAAAAATGGCCAGAGCCAAAGCTAA